A single region of the Salarchaeum japonicum genome encodes:
- a CDS encoding DUF6432 family protein: protein MQAAREHRDRENPQTEILDALVGRDEGMTVFELRSHVDADIDTLEDALSDLKSDSLITADTENGRTVITATAKAEPDREDAEETWLNRVLDRLPF, encoded by the coding sequence ATGCAGGCAGCGCGCGAACACCGCGACCGAGAGAACCCCCAGACGGAGATACTCGACGCGCTCGTCGGCCGCGACGAGGGGATGACGGTGTTCGAACTCCGCTCGCACGTGGACGCCGACATCGACACCCTCGAAGACGCGCTCTCCGACCTCAAGTCGGACTCCCTCATCACCGCGGACACGGAGAACGGCCGCACCGTCATCACCGCCACCGCGAAGGCCGAACCCGACCGCGAGGACGCCGAGGAGACGTGGCTCAACCGCGTGCTCGACCGCCTCCCGTTCTGA